GTATGGCGAATTCCTGCATTTGCCCCACGGACTGAAGGGCTTCTTCGATTTAAAGGAGGCTAAGGAGTATTCTAAAAAGGTGGGTAAGCCAATTTTTATCGACTTTACTGGTCACGGCTGCGTGAACTGCCGCGAGATGGAAGCCCGCGTATGGAGCGATCTTCGCGTGTTGAAGCTGCTGCAGGAGGAGTACGTTGTTCTTGCCCTCTACGTTGACGATAAAATGGAGTTACCCCAGGCTGAATGGAAGACAAACGCCAAGGGTAAGGTGCTGAAGAGCCTCGGAAAGATAAATGCCGACTACCAAATATCGAAGTTTAACGTCAACGCGCAGCCTTACTACGTGCTGATGAATGCCGATGAGAAACTTTTGGTTACTCCTAAGGCATACGACTTGAATCCCGACAACTTTGTAGAGTTCCTTAAGAAGGGTATCGAGGCGTATAAGAGCAAAAAGTAAGCGTTACGCTACAACATAAAAAGGAGCTGCCCGAAACAATTATCGGGCAGCTCCTTTTCTTTTTCTATCTATGCCTGTACTTTGGCGCTGCCTAGTAGTGCAGCCCTTGACTTTAACTTCCGTCTAGTAAATTATAATCATGAAAAGGTAAAGTAGCGCAACGCAGAATACCGATGTCCCAATGTGGTAGAAGAGCTTGTAGCTATTGCCGACAAATGCACTACGCAAGAAGTTTTTCTTATGAACCAGTGCTCCAATACCGCATATAAGAATGGCATCTGCAACCAAACCTAAGATTAGCGCCCAGTAGAACTTGTCGAGTATGTCGAAGAAGTTTCCGTCGATAGCCTTCACATAGGCGACTAGCGCCATATATGATGCCATTATGGTGATTAGTGCAAGGATAATGACGTAGAGGTACGATCTTACTTCAGATTTCATTAGTCGTTTATTTAAATTCGCAACAGCAGCTAGCACTTTCCACAGCACAACAGCAACCGAACTCCTCCAGTTCGGGAATTATGGCGCTAACAATACTTCAAAAGTAGCGAGTTTTTATGTTAACTCATAATGCTAGATGGTGGCGCTATTGGCGATGAGCAGAAATAGATGCTCTATTCCCTTTTGTTTTCTTTCGATATGCAGAAAAATGGTGTGTTTCTTTTTACAATTATCACTCGTTTTTGTACCTTCAGCATCATAAACAAAACTTACTAGTTTGACAATATGGAAAACGTAAAAGGAACAAGAACAGAGCAGAATCTGCTCAAGGCTTTTGCTGGCGAATCGCAGGCAAGCCGTCGCTACAAGATGTTTGCCAAGAAGGCACAAGAGGAGGGGTACGAGCAAATTGCTGCCATCTTCAACGAAACTGCGCTTAACGAGGACGAGCATGCGCGCATTTACTTCAGCTTCCTTGAGGGAGGAATGGTAGAAATTACGGCCAGCTATCCTGCTGGTGTTGTTGGAACGACTGTCGAGAACTTAGCAGCCGCTGCTGGTGGCGAAGAGGAGGAGTGGAGCGTACTTTACCCCGAATTCGCTCGCATTGCCGAAGAGGAAGGCTTCAAAAAAATTGCGACTCACTTTAAGCTTATTGCCGCTGTTGAGAAAACTCACATGGAGCGTTACCGTAAGCTGCAGAAAAGAGTTGAGGAGGAGAAGGTTTTTGAGAGAGAGGAAGAGGTTGAGTGGATTTGCCGAGAGTGTGGCTATCACCATAAAGGGAAGAAGGCGCCCAAGACCTGTCCAAACTGCCTAAAGTCTCAGGCATACTTCGAGGAGTATAACGACAAGTACTAAATTTTATATCTTTACATCAACAAAGGGCTGAGCTGCTTACTCAGCCCTTTTTACTGTCGGAAATTTTATAAGCTATGGTAGTAAGCAGGCATATGGGGCTCGACTTGTTGCGCATTCTCTCGGCGCTTGGCGTGGTGCTTATCCATGTTTCGGCTCCGTTTGTCACCCAAAATATGAAGTTGATAAACGAGACGTTTTGGGCGGCTAATCTTTTTAATACGCTGGGTCGCTTTAGCGTTCCAATCTTTATTATCATTAGCGGGTACTTTGTGCTAAAACCCATTCCGAACCTTGCTGGTTTTTACCGAAAGCGCTTTGTCCGCATATTGCTACCCTTTATTTGTTGGGCGGTTGTGTACATTCTTTGGTCGTTCCTCTTCGATCATACCCGTTCGTCTAAGATTTGGGAGGGCGTGCTCTGGGGAAAACCGTACTTCCATCTTTGGTTTCTGGGAATGCTGATGGGGTTGTATGCCGTAGCCCCGCTGCTAAGCGATTTGCTCCATCGTATAGGGACGCATAACTTTGCTTTTGTTGCGGTTGGCGCCTTTATTCTGGCAATGGGGATTGACGCATGGGATAACTACGCCCACAATCGGGGGTGGATTGGTGTTTGGTGGGTGTCGTACCTGGGATACTTTATGATTGGCGCTTGCCTACGGTCGTTTGGCAATGGTCTTTGCTGCCGATGGAGGTTGACGCTGGTTGCCATCCTTTGCTATGCGATGGTGTTTACCTTTACGGGGCTACTCTTCGAGGCTAAGCACTACGTTTGGTACTTTTACGGCTACCTAAGCATTACCTCGATAGTTGGATCTATTGCTTTGGTAAATCTCTTCCGTATTATTCAGGTTCCAGAGAGCTGGATTTTGTCGGAACTCTCCGATTTAACCTTTGGCATCTACCTTATCCACATGATACCCCTTAGCATCATTAAGCGCTACTGGCACTCCAGTCTTGTGGATGATCCTTATCTTAACATCTTGCTCATCGCCCTGATCGTATTTGCCTCCTCGGCTATTGCCGTTTGGCTCTTGGCAAAGGTGAAGCCTATAAAGAAGCTGATGCTGTAGGCATTTTGATGGGTGATGTACGCATTAAGGTTATGCGAATGCCATTCCTTATCCGTACACCTCTGTAGTTGCAGCAATCCCATCAGGTGAATGCTGCTTGGCTAAGAAAATTCCTATCCTTGGAGTGTCATCCCGTGCTTGCCACGGGATCTAAAGAGTCGCCCAAAGGTTGGAAATCCCGAGAAGCGGGGGCTTTATAGAATCTATTGGATTCCTATTTAGATGCCGGAACAAGCCCAACATGACAGCACTTATTAGAAACCTGTCGCCTTATTCTAACGACATCACCTCTTAAGTGGAATTTCTTTGTCTTGGTACTTCTGTCTTGCGTCTTCTCCTATGCCGACGGTGCGTCGCCAAACTCTACGGTGAGGTTGTAGATGGCTGCCTTCGAGTCGTCGATAATTTTTTCGTTGTTAACCACCATTTCGCGAACGGCGCTTCCTATTTGCTCCTGTATTTGCTCAATGGCTTCCTTTTCGGTTGGTGCCTCTGCGTAGCATTCTTCTAGCGTGGGAGCAACTGCCATGTACAAATCTTCGTCGATTTGCTTTACGATGATCTTAAAAGTTAAGTCTCTCATGTTGGTTGTTATATTATCGGATGTAAAGTAGTGAAATCGGCTTGTCGTTGATCTTATCACCAGGGTAGTAAACGTGCTCGAGGTAGAGCCCCGATGGCGGAACGGTTAGCTTTGCGGGCTCGTCGGAGTGTTGTTCGAAGAAGCTGCGCAGCTTGGATGCGGTTATGTTGCCTCGTCCCACCTCGATGAGCACGCCAACCATGCGGCGAACCATCTTCCATAGGAAGTGCGAGCCGACAACATGGACGATGATGGAGTCGCCTTCGCGGTAAACTTCGACGCTGGTTACCTCCACGATGGTCGACTTGGTCTCGGAATCCTTGTCGCCAAACGAGCGAAAGTCTTTCATGCCAACCAGCATGTCGGCGGCCGCCTGCATATCCACAACGTTGAGGTCGTCCTTTATCCAGTAGGCGTATTTTTTGCCGAATGCGGTCTTTCGCGTGGCAATTTGGTAGACGTAGCTGCGGGCAATGGCGTCGTAGCGTGCGTGAAACTTGAGGTCGACCTCGTCGATGCTGATGATGGAGATGGATGCGGGCAGGTTATCGTTAAGCTTATAGCGCATTTGGGTGGTGGAAAGCTTGGTGGCAACGTCTAGGTGGGCAACCTGACCGAGCGCATGAACGCCTGCGTCGGTTCTTCCCGAGCCGTAGAGCTCGAACTTATCGGTTTTAAACACCTCGCGGCAGGCATCCATTATCTTCCCCTGCACCGAGCTGTGCCCTTTTAGCAGCTGCCAGCCGTGAAAGGCTGATCCATCATATTCTAACGTAAGCTTAAAGCGTGACATCTTTTCCTATTTGCCGTAAAGGTACGCATCAGAAGCGAGAGTAGAAAGAATGATTGGGGTGGATGCTAGGTTTGCGGCTCCGAAACATCCATTTCAGCCTTTCACTTAATAGTATTGCTCAGGATGTTTAGACGTTTTGCGGTTTGAACTATTGTTGGAGGGAGGTAAATTCCTTTTTTCATTTCTTTTCAGGGATGAAAAGAAACGAAACAAAGAAAAATCCTGCACGAAATAACTCGTTCGGTCGCTGCTTAGCGCTACCCCAATATTGGTTGTTGTTGATTGTTTATGGTTATTCATCTGATTATTCTTGTAGATGCTTCGCTCACTCGAACAGATTTCGTGCCTGTCTGGTATGTCCCGTTATCGGAAATTTTCGGGATGTCGGCTAACGCCTCCAGCTACGCCATGTTGTTTACGGGGAAAGGCTGTGCCGCATGGCTATGTTTATCCGCCGTTAGACGGTCTTCACCCGAATGAACGTCTTATTCTAGTAGTCTATGATAATTTCATTTGAAAAGATGGGAATGTTTCACGAATATGAACTGCTGCCTAATCGGAGAGCTGGAAGTCCCCTCTTTTAGCCGAGCAGGAGTAGCTTGTGCAGAAGTGGTTGATGCCGAAACATTGTTTATTGGGTGGTCAACTTCTCGGCTAAGAGAGGGGATTTAGGGGTGAGTCGAAAAATGGAGATGCGGTAAGCCCTTTTCAGGGACGCTTTCATCTATCTTGATGGCTGTGGGCATTAGTCTTTGTCAAATAGAGATATTATCTCTGGTCATCGATCCGTTTCCCATCCATCCTCATTGCTATTTCAACAATCAACGTAAATAGTTTACCTGCGGTATGTTGGAGAGCATACGTTATTGGTTGGCAACCGCTGTTGTTCGGTCGGTATATTTACTACTTTTACTGTAGGCTACCGCTGATTTTAGCGTATGGCGCTTGTTACACTTCCCCGGCTTGCGTCGGAATACATATTTAGCATGAAAAGGCTGATACTGATACTTCTTATTAGCGCGTTTACCTTGCCGTCGGTGGCACAAACTTCGCCGAAGGTGGGCCTCGTACTGAGCGGCGGTGGGGCAAAAGGGTTTGCGCATATCGGTTTGCTGCGGCTTATCGACTCGCTCCACATCAAGGTCGACTACATCACCGGCACCAGCATGGGAAGCGTTATCGGCGGGCTGTACGCCGTGGGCTACAGCGCCGATAGCATCAAGAATATTGTCCTTTCGCAGAACTGGAGTATGATTGTCAGCAACCGGGTGGAGCTTAATGGCATTAGCCCCGATGTGAAGGAGGAGTACGGGAGGTACATCTACGAGATGCCCGTTGATCGGCGCGGTTCTCGTCTGGCTTCTGCGCTGGTGGAAGGGCAGTTTATGTCGAATATGCTGAACTATTTTCTGTATCCGGTGCGTGACGTTAGCTCGTTCGACTCGTTACCCATTCCGATTCACTGCATAAGCACCGATTTGCTCACCGGAGAGAAGTGCGTGCTGCGCGAAGGATCGTTGCCGCTTGCCATTAGGGCTTCGCTGGCTATCCCATCGGTGTTCTCGCCAGTATATTTCGAGGGGCGTTTGATGGTTGATGGCGGTGTTGTCCGCAATTTTCCCGTCCAGGAGGTCAAGGAGATGGGCGCGCAGATCATCATCGGCGGGCATACCGGGTTTCGAACCTTCAATGAGGAGGAGATCCGTAAGCCGGTGAACCAGGTTATTCAGTCGTTTGCCTTTAATGCCATCAGCGATTTTAACGAGCAGCGGAAGATGGTAGACCTGCTGGTGGACTTCAACGACGTTTTGGGCAAGTACACCGCTGGCGATTTTCCGGCGTATAGGGAAATAATTCGGCTAGGTGAGGTTGAAGCACGGAAGCATCTCCCCGAGCTAATGGCGATTGCCGCCGCGCAGCGGTCCGATACGCTGCCTACCGTTGTCGCTCCCCATAGCGCTAGGCGGGTTTCCGTCCCCATCACGGCGGTAAAGATCCTTTCCGAGAAGGGAGAGCCGCTTAGCGAGGATCTGAAGGAGGTGGTACGGCTGCGGTTGGGCATTATTCTGGGGGAGGAGTACACCGCCGGCGAGCTCAACCAGACCATGAACCGCATCTACAGCTCGCTTTTCTTCGCGAAGGTAACCTACGAGTTCGAGCATAACGCCTCGGGGCTTACGCTGGTGGTAAAGGTTAAGGAGAATACTCCCGGATCGCTGAAGTTCGCCATACACTACGATACGAAGGAATCGGCCGGAATTATCCTCGCCAGCGAGTTTCGGAACTTCCTCGTTCCGCAATCGCGGGTAGTTGCCGCCGTCGATCTTTCCGACAGGGTCAAGGTGCGAGGTGTTTTCCACAAATACTTGGGTCATCAGCTCAGCTGGTGGCTGCGCTTTACCAGCGAGCTCGAGAACTACAAGGTTGCAGATGCCTACCTTTACGTCGCCAATAATTCCACGCTCTGCGAAAGAGGGATAAGCCAGAGCCTTGCCATCGGTAAAAACCTCGGTTTATGCAACGCGATATCCCTTTCGGGCGGCTACGAGCGGATGCTCATCAACCGCGATGAAAAGTTTATCTCGTTTATCAGTGGTCCCAATCGGCTATACCGGGGCGACTACTGGACGGCTGCCTTTACCTTCGATCGAAACAAGTTCAACCGGAAGTACTTTCCCACCAAAGGCGCGTCGCTTAAGGTGGAGGTACGGGGCTTCTTCGACAATAGCATGAAGGCGCGCTTTGGCGACACCGCCGAGGACCAGTACCTGAAGGGTATTCTCACCCCTTCCAGCGGCTTCAGCTACCCCAACCAGTACCAGGCGCTCGCCGACTACAGCTACCTGATCCCCATCCATCGGCGGGTTACCCTTTGCGGCAACGTCTACCTAGGGATTAGCAGCTCCGGCGACTCGTTTTTGGGCAGCAGCAGCTACCTTTACCCCTACGCGAAGTTCTACGTTGGCGGCGTAGAAACCCGGTCGAAGGCGAACTTCGTGAAAGCCATTGGGCTTCAGAGCGGCGAATTCTCGGCAGAGAACGTTGCCGTTGCCTCCCTAGACCTTCGCTACAACTTCTACCGCAAGTTCTACTTCGTTCCCTCGGCTAGCTACTGCGCCGATTCGCCGAAACCCCTCACCATCTTCAAGGATGCCCTAAAGGTTCGCGACTCGTTTATTAGCTACGGGGCATCGTTTATGGTCGATAGCTTCTTGGGGCCTGTTACCCTATCCGTTTTCAAGAAGAAAGGTGCCGAATCGTGGCAGTCGTACTTCAGCTTTGGGTATAAGTTTTAGGGATTGAGGGGTAAATTTCGCTTTTACAACTTGAATAAAACGACTATTGGAAGAATGAACAACCAACGGCGGACAGGTATACTAGTGCAGGATGACGTTCCCCCGTAAACAACATGGCGTAGCTGGAGGCGTTAGCCGACATCCCGAAAATTTCCGATAACGGGACATACCAGACCGGCACGAATCCCTGTTTGATCTGGAACATCCCGCTCTGCGGGAGAGCGGAGCCTCCACAACTCTACTCAGTGTAGTAAGGTTGTCAGGGGTACACCCTATAATTGGAATCGCAACATATCACCGCGACCGAGCGAGTTAATTCGTGCCAAGGGTTTTTCGTTCTTTTTGCCCTTCAAAAAGAACAGAAAAGAATATGAAATTCTCGTTGTTAAGCCTAGCCTCTACTAAATGTTGGGTCTTTATCTTTGAAAGCGAAATTCCTTTAGTAATTGTAGAGGCGGGGGAGCAGTTTATTCTTCACCTCTCAAGAAAAAGTAAAGGGATAAGGACGAACTCGACGGTCCCCTACAAGCTTTTGCTCGTCGCAAAGGTCTATCAAACGTAAGATAAAAGTAAAACCAGTGATGATGAACATACGACTACAGCACGATACAACAAATGTTGACTGGAATTTGGTGGTTACTATCCTCCAAAAGGTGGGTATGGCGTACCATACCAGCGAAATCCATCGCCGAGCCTTCGCGAATAGCCATACCGTTGTGTTTGCGTTCGACGGCGAGTTGTTGGTTGGCTTTGGCCGTGCCATTTCCGACGGCGAATACCAGGCTGCCATCTACGATGTTGCCGTGCATCCCGACTACCAAGGCAACAGAATTGGTAAAATGATCCTTCATGACATTGTTCAATCGATCCCCAGCTGCAGCTTTATCCTATACGCCTCGCCCGGTAAGGAAAAGTTCTACGAAAAGGAGGGCTTTAGGCGGATGAAAACGGGCATGGCGCTCTTCGTAAGCAGCGAGCGTATGCAGAAGAACGGCTTTACCGAGTAGAACAGCGTCATACCCGTGACTTTGCGTTTAAAAATAGCTTACTAGCGTTTATGAGTATGGTCGCTATCCTTAGCGGAGCATGGCTGAAATAAGAAATCATCGCTTAACCCATAGGCTCAATAGGGCATATCAGCCTCAAAAATCCGCCATTTTACCTGTAGAAACGTCATACGTGTTAAACTATGTGTTTGCACTGCTTTTTGGCGTAAAGTATTAGCTGTAAAATCGGTAAATGGTATTTTACTATGGTTGATGCCTACTCTAAATTGGGTGAAACACACATTATTTTAGGTTCTATGCACAAAAAAATGGGTGATTTAGGCAATAATTAACGCGATGTATACCAATATGACGGGTAAAATGCCCTTTTTTATGGGTAAAACATGCCTAAAAATGGGTGAAACACCCTTTTTTATGGGTGATTTATTGCTTTACAACGGTCGAAAGCTGCTTTACCATGGGTGATGCAGCCCTTTCTACTGGTGAGGTGCATTCATACAAGCGTAATGCCTAAGAATCCATCGGTGATATGGCGAGTTGCATAAGGCGAATGGCACCATTTGCAGGTGAAGCATACTGCTGTTCCGTTCAAGCTACGCTGCTGCCTGCTACTAATGAGTAAAACGTTTTCAGCAGCCGCTTCCCTCTTGCTGTAATAGTTTAGTAAAAAGGGATATCGTAACCGATTTGTTGCTAACTTGGGCGCATAAGCATTATTGTACCCATTTTTAATCGTATTGCACATGAATTTCTTGCGCCCACTCGTTCGAATGGGGGATGGACTACAAAAATGCTTGGTTGGCTTACCGATATAATCATCAATGAAAGGTGTTGTGAAGGTTTGTATATGGATCTAAACAAGTTGATGCCTAATAGTAAGATAAGATGAAAACAAGAATTGTCTACATATTAATTATATTTTCAATCTTTTGTTCCTGCAGTAAGGTAAAAGACCTGAAGGAAAAAGAAGTGTATGGTATTTTGAATGAGATAATGGAAGATGATAGCTTAATGTTCTCGAAAATTGATGTTGCCTATTTAGATATGCCATTAAACAGCTCATATCTAAATGAGTTTTCATCAAAAGACAAGGAATTTATAAAGAAACAGTATGAGAAAAACAGAATGCAGAAAGTAGATACCAATCAGCTAAAACTTTATAGGCCTAAAAGGAAAGTAGTTTTAGTATATGGGAATGATTCTGTTATTTACAAAGGACCGTCGGCCAGAATTTCATACCCGTATATTTCGATGGATAGGAAGAAGGTATTGCTAATGATTATTGATGACTCTGAGAAAAGTGGAGGTACATATCTTTACATAAAGGAGAATGATCACTGGAAAAAGAAGAAAACACTGGATCGTTGGATTAGTTGAAGTAAGTTAATCCGTGATTCAGACAATATTTAGAAGAACAAATTAAACCAAATACAGCTATGAAGCATTCAAAGATCGTTGCAGCGCTAGCGTTTACCCTACTGCTGCTGGTTAGCACGGGCACTCGTGCGCAGGAAAAGGAGCAGGATAGGGGTTACATTGTAGAGGTTGGGCAAATGGCGCCCGACTTTACCGTTACCACCACCGACGGTAAGACGTTTAAGCTATCCGAATGCCGCGGAAAAGTGGTAATGATTCAGTTTACCGCCAGCTGGTGCGGCGTTTGCCGAAAGGAGATGCCGCATATCGAGAGCGAAATATGGCTACCGCTCAAGAGCAAGGACTTTGTGCTGGTTGGTCTGGACCGCGACGAGGCTAAGGATGTGGTTTCCGCCTTCGCCAAGAAGATGAACATCAGCTATCCGCTGGCTCCCGATCCAAATTCGGGCGTATTTACGCTCTACGCCAAGAAGGAGGCTGGCGTAACCCGCAACGTTATCGTCGATAGGGACGGAAAGATCGTCTTCCTCACCCGCCTCTACGACGAAAAGGAGTTCAACGCCATGAAGGAGGTGCTCTTTAAGCTGGTGGAGAAGTAGATAATATGAGCATGATGTCATTATTTTTTAGTAAAAAACGAATTTAGGTTTATGAGGTTAATATCATTTGTTGCTATTGTTGCTTTCTCATTTGTCTCCGATAGCTTTACCTTTAAAGTGGTATCGTATAGCATGTACAATACTTTGAAAATAGAGCAAATAGTTAATTGTGAGAAGAGCAAGAGCATCCTTCGGAATGATATAATTGTATTTAATGAAGATTACTACTCGAAAGGAAAGGAGGATGCTTGGATTTATAGGGTTATTGGTATTTCAGGTGATAGCGTTAGAATTCGAAATGGAAATGTTTTTGTAAATTCTATAAAGGAAAAGCCTATAAGTAGCATTAAGTTACAATATCAGATTAAGTCAAAGCATGATCTTGTATTAAGCTTTTTAGATGAATCTTCCTGCATTACTCAAACATCCAATGAGGTCGTTGCTTTTCTATCTACGAATGAAATAGCACTTATTAGGAAAACATATCCTTCGGCAAAAATTGCAAGGGTTTGCAACTACTCATCCGAAGGAATTATTTCTCCAGAAGAGGGTGAAACTTGGAATTCTGATAATTTCGGAATGCTTTATATCCCTCGTGTTGGTGACACTGTGAAGATAAATGAGCGTAATAAGCTTTTATATCACGATATTATAGGAGATGGCATGCCTAATGATTCAACAATAGTGGTTAAGGAGAAATTATACTTTGTATTAGGTGATAATCGTTATTCTGCAGCAGATTCAAGATTTATTGGTTTTGTGTCAGAAAGCAAGATAATAGGGAAAGTAGTTAGTAAATAGTATGCTTAACGTTCAATAGATCCTATATTTCATTCTGTCAGATAACATTCTGCGCGAGATGAGAGAACGATTCTAGAGTTTAATTGCTTGTAAATATCAAGAATATCTCAATGATCGACTTCCGCAACATCGCCTACCTACGGCAGGGCAACGCTCGGCAGCAGCAGGCATACGCCTTGCTAACGGAGCACGCCGTTATGGAGACGCTGCAACCCTTTGATCCGATACTCGTGGGGAGTATTCCGCTTAACGTAGGCACCGAAACAAGCGACATCGACATCATCTGCTGCTGGCAGACGAAGAGCGAGTTTGTCGATGCGGTGTTCCGCGCGTTTGGTACAATCGAAAACTTTAGCATTACCGACAAAAATACCGACGAAGGCTGCATAGTTCGATGCCAGCTAACCCTCCACGGTGTCGATATCGAGATATTTGGCAGTAGCGTGCCCTCCGATCAGCAGAACGCCTACAAGCGGATGCTCGCCAAGTACGAAATTATTGAGCGCAATGGCGAAGACTTTCGTCAGGCGGTTGTTAACCTCAAGCAAAAGGGGGTTAAAACTGGCGAGGCCATTCGGATGTTGCTCGAAAACTCAAAAGAATATTTGGATGAACCATAGGCATAATTTTGGCAGAACGAAATAATGAATTGCGAATTGTACTTTTAGAGAGTTGTTGCCATGACAAAACTAGATATGTATGCGAAGTAAATATAATCGATACGTTACTTTTCCAACAAAAAGACTTCTTTTTGTTGGGATTGCCTTAACTACGTTCGGTATAGCCGCAATTGCTATTGCCGCATATCATTTTGATACCATATTTATTCCAAAAGAGAGTCGATGCGACAGCTACTACGATTATTTTATTCAAAGATTAGAGTACGAACAGCGTCAATACAAGTTGGAAAGAGATGGTACAGATGTAAAAATGGTATTTGATGCTGATGCATACTTTAAGATATTTGATCATCTTACCATTAAGAAAGGGTGGGGGTTAGATTGCTACTACTATAGAGATAAAATTGGTAGCTCTCCCTATGTATATGTGAGAAAGTTAAGCAACAATAAAGACAGTCTTTTAAGGACATTGGGGAATCGAGGTATATTTAGATATAGTGATTCTATTGCGTTGAATAAGTATGTAGTACCAACCGACAGTAAAAAGGGGCTATTTCAGCTGCTTGTTCTTGAATTATTAGGGTCAAACTTTGCAGAAGGTTCGCATTTTATGTATAGTCATGTCGATATCATAAGCTCTAAAAGAGCTATGAAGAGATTGATGAAGGTAATAGATTTTGATCCTAAGGTGAAGAAAAGAATTAAGAATATTGATTTCACCATTTCTTCGAAAGATTATCGTGATTCAGTTACGTACAGATGGGTTGTGTTTACTGCTTGGGGAGGCTTTTACGAAGATGTGTTCAGTATAAATAAGAAAACTCCATATACTCATAGAAGAATAAAACGATCTCATTTAGAAGAATATGATTGTGGAATATTGTTCTGATGGACAGTATGCTCTATCTTCTCTTTGCTAAGCGTAAACTCTGCCTATGTTTTATCTCTTACTGCCTTCTGGCGTACCGTGGGCAAGGCTGGTAGCCTTGGCTATTTGAGCGTAGCGGGGACACTAAGCATAACGAAGGTTTAACCCATGATTCAAGCTTGTTTTTGGTTTTTAATTTAGAATAGCTGTTTATCGAATGGGCGTAACTGCCCAATAAAAAGTCCGAAGATGCTGAATTGCACCTTCGGGCTTTCTTTAACATGAGCGTTGCCTGCCTTATTTTGTTCCAAACTCGGTTGCCAGATCGAGCATGTTTAGGAATCCAAGCTTAACAATGCGCTGAATCTTTTCGGTCTCAACCTTATCGGCGGTTAACCGTCGATAAAGTAGAGGCTAGGCTGCTGTTGGTCGCGCCTTGGCGGTATTAAGAAGGGTAAGCCTAGCCGTA
This window of the uncultured Acetobacteroides sp. genome carries:
- a CDS encoding rubrerythrin; translated protein: MENVKGTRTEQNLLKAFAGESQASRRYKMFAKKAQEEGYEQIAAIFNETALNEDEHARIYFSFLEGGMVEITASYPAGVVGTTVENLAAAAGGEEEEWSVLYPEFARIAEEEGFKKIATHFKLIAAVEKTHMERYRKLQKRVEEEKVFEREEEVEWICRECGYHHKGKKAPKTCPNCLKSQAYFEEYNDKY
- a CDS encoding acyltransferase family protein; its protein translation is MVVSRHMGLDLLRILSALGVVLIHVSAPFVTQNMKLINETFWAANLFNTLGRFSVPIFIIISGYFVLKPIPNLAGFYRKRFVRILLPFICWAVVYILWSFLFDHTRSSKIWEGVLWGKPYFHLWFLGMLMGLYAVAPLLSDLLHRIGTHNFAFVAVGAFILAMGIDAWDNYAHNRGWIGVWWVSYLGYFMIGACLRSFGNGLCCRWRLTLVAILCYAMVFTFTGLLFEAKHYVWYFYGYLSITSIVGSIALVNLFRIIQVPESWILSELSDLTFGIYLIHMIPLSIIKRYWHSSLVDDPYLNILLIALIVFASSAIAVWLLAKVKPIKKLML
- the truA gene encoding tRNA pseudouridine(38-40) synthase TruA, with product MSRFKLTLEYDGSAFHGWQLLKGHSSVQGKIMDACREVFKTDKFELYGSGRTDAGVHALGQVAHLDVATKLSTTQMRYKLNDNLPASISIISIDEVDLKFHARYDAIARSYVYQIATRKTAFGKKYAYWIKDDLNVVDMQAAADMLVGMKDFRSFGDKDSETKSTIVEVTSVEVYREGDSIIVHVVGSHFLWKMVRRMVGVLIEVGRGNITASKLRSFFEQHSDEPAKLTVPPSGLYLEHVYYPGDKINDKPISLLYIR
- a CDS encoding patatin-like phospholipase family protein; protein product: MKRLILILLISAFTLPSVAQTSPKVGLVLSGGGAKGFAHIGLLRLIDSLHIKVDYITGTSMGSVIGGLYAVGYSADSIKNIVLSQNWSMIVSNRVELNGISPDVKEEYGRYIYEMPVDRRGSRLASALVEGQFMSNMLNYFLYPVRDVSSFDSLPIPIHCISTDLLTGEKCVLREGSLPLAIRASLAIPSVFSPVYFEGRLMVDGGVVRNFPVQEVKEMGAQIIIGGHTGFRTFNEEEIRKPVNQVIQSFAFNAISDFNEQRKMVDLLVDFNDVLGKYTAGDFPAYREIIRLGEVEARKHLPELMAIAAAQRSDTLPTVVAPHSARRVSVPITAVKILSEKGEPLSEDLKEVVRLRLGIILGEEYTAGELNQTMNRIYSSLFFAKVTYEFEHNASGLTLVVKVKENTPGSLKFAIHYDTKESAGIILASEFRNFLVPQSRVVAAVDLSDRVKVRGVFHKYLGHQLSWWLRFTSELENYKVADAYLYVANNSTLCERGISQSLAIGKNLGLCNAISLSGGYERMLINRDEKFISFISGPNRLYRGDYWTAAFTFDRNKFNRKYFPTKGASLKVEVRGFFDNSMKARFGDTAEDQYLKGILTPSSGFSYPNQYQALADYSYLIPIHRRVTLCGNVYLGISSSGDSFLGSSSYLYPYAKFYVGGVETRSKANFVKAIGLQSGEFSAENVAVASLDLRYNFYRKFYFVPSASYCADSPKPLTIFKDALKVRDSFISYGASFMVDSFLGPVTLSVFKKKGAESWQSYFSFGYKF
- a CDS encoding GNAT family N-acetyltransferase — protein: MMNIRLQHDTTNVDWNLVVTILQKVGMAYHTSEIHRRAFANSHTVVFAFDGELLVGFGRAISDGEYQAAIYDVAVHPDYQGNRIGKMILHDIVQSIPSCSFILYASPGKEKFYEKEGFRRMKTGMALFVSSERMQKNGFTE
- a CDS encoding TlpA disulfide reductase family protein, yielding MKHSKIVAALAFTLLLLVSTGTRAQEKEQDRGYIVEVGQMAPDFTVTTTDGKTFKLSECRGKVVMIQFTASWCGVCRKEMPHIESEIWLPLKSKDFVLVGLDRDEAKDVVSAFAKKMNISYPLAPDPNSGVFTLYAKKEAGVTRNVIVDRDGKIVFLTRLYDEKEFNAMKEVLFKLVEK
- the lepB gene encoding signal peptidase I → MRLISFVAIVAFSFVSDSFTFKVVSYSMYNTLKIEQIVNCEKSKSILRNDIIVFNEDYYSKGKEDAWIYRVIGISGDSVRIRNGNVFVNSIKEKPISSIKLQYQIKSKHDLVLSFLDESSCITQTSNEVVAFLSTNEIALIRKTYPSAKIARVCNYSSEGIISPEEGETWNSDNFGMLYIPRVGDTVKINERNKLLYHDIIGDGMPNDSTIVVKEKLYFVLGDNRYSAADSRFIGFVSESKIIGKVVSK
- a CDS encoding DUF4269 domain-containing protein, coding for MIDFRNIAYLRQGNARQQQAYALLTEHAVMETLQPFDPILVGSIPLNVGTETSDIDIICCWQTKSEFVDAVFRAFGTIENFSITDKNTDEGCIVRCQLTLHGVDIEIFGSSVPSDQQNAYKRMLAKYEIIERNGEDFRQAVVNLKQKGVKTGEAIRMLLENSKEYLDEP